From a region of the Euwallacea similis isolate ESF13 chromosome 19, ESF131.1, whole genome shotgun sequence genome:
- the LOC136415226 gene encoding fap1 adhesin-like isoform X1, whose product MQNVGQFGQGAASVHPPSQFVASEPSPTGGSTTSSLRQFRKKDIDKGNGEPQSQPQKPMSESHVARVAPHNHYPPANDAYHYPTSQFSGYSPQMKYSDLEAPQPNHISTSVIQKPKTKDYLEMCNIQQQHLSNQQYSPDNGQYLHKDPSQNGFPNLFKPESQYYPKDQHHFQQMPHHSMPPKFNQMINQNIRKYNPTPTDNAFLNKLSQLRPSIARSIMNDHHLQDTQAPYPVMDQRAMYSQQNSRYYPGAIHQPNPYSANPNCPITPTHPYPNYPPAGCNYTRPSQMAPVGPRYPHMERSASPTRRGYPESMHMPPVNAYHPLHQKMPSAPNYAQYPQHRGPEYAQHYQHRRMPQDCYPAQACRPRPAQFMQGHHQLSGQDLQDLAENTVSPSESLKKFIENWDDDDQATEMNNSLESGGIRDKLREDAPGTLYMINPNDVQYFENNGISIVTSENGSFQLSSDNYQYLNGTMVRIIETNKDVPAEASSTQDRVVNLQIMETSKPDCMMPNKLKEGTKVVIHQNTVLDNPLQKTSHGSNHQLNNSALDSMNITKELVDKNCSPINLEQLDHNMSYNPLGQSKAEDLGKANLNEDLSQNSDDSQYKSPGSKSMPLIDFFAEDTAVVDEEFVEPSERGSGVIVTPPATSLQFPDVSSLEENKCDPVISEENSEFSIESGENPPAERRRRIFSVDDIIGSSSKKDLNICSSEVVTQFLENEASFSSLEQLTSNTKFTKDEPDTLQTILKVSGPSALLQVAGELMEITVRIVDGKKVINVKTLGSDANTVVDCNHNYEVSCQGEDVNGSINEDRAGQFKEEAESFNDFCENATKKVVSMEGVKESGFAAAEAAADGNVAKYDHTIAVECLQEDDQISSPDGSEICEDEENAEEAENGLYEFSKSAKQEAFENINEDIEGESSVIDESYSTNQLIIEEGYKSKENETSLLSGSFQMEPENGEGDQSRLKDGSSEIASVEKQANSEGVLTKFENKSVEEAPVKRKLTLELRESVEAIKSENSPLMEVEEITKVSTVISLESIENITPIISASSHLSDAEVTSDVTNKVSTEPTSMDSACLTHFESEIIRESNKNYIAPETDASVEFVGEPEMITNSMTERHESNAHSESNNLEECSGISNIHGRETQDIKEDLNVSPTEDDNADEIECKIAVKELKAEDLKEAADDDKVLNANNHGEEETVISGNFSEDITGSVFEESIAQSANEIVPIDDIENSHSEETDNITEVHEELLTETSIITSDVDIEDNFLDSEDTPYQIIAEEDAVNVIISELPDPMEAIQEIHMEGELSQAIEASAFEDEEQEIFHTDYPLEDEVFIEEPPVHEVIVTNPLEDIGVIEEDHLFSNSSEIPLEPVTTSDIDIAQKKVHDEACSETTILEENIKAKVAKLEVQILSPTSTNIEEGSATANNVYINSYRKYDIYNDSSDLTSTSPIATKAAKKLYALDLQVQHDTVSSSKKEECPKNKKVNLKRSKRLNEKGQIKSEQKEMLKVLAERRNRRKELAQKSRLIDRKPEKVESKPEKVNKSQEEDKALEADEEYVDFKELLRARKLKKLRKQQEMEAKKEENCCKKEPTTADTVKKSENQEGSCCIGCSSSSFKKPKLIKEDKKPENPEPKYDTPTKAPQKRVSFSDDIPSSTSYGSTLPTPIDPKIVPPLHGMHPKDPRRQSKVFANHVMVPSVSELIEENGGPANKKKITLADYVSRKRKATSTDSDESKRPKSDSREQPMSEIVPKTISDVKTSFVLNSSDWEDSNSPAPTPHQAQEQCLIEDFSGLIKTQKPVIDVNELVPVDVRDKKLQEYKEHVDSQLNSLNIQIPKFKSRSPGNGSLMKRFLNSEKLSESEMDEIKRIIYYKKTMSKKNIRSPSKSPISSPTYEVRRGQKEQSDLRRHLRKVNAKRKTSEERDSGSVTTHQSDYSSFKTNCGYSVINRLGDDGQPKIIFKRNKFSGVAQQPVVELVKLDLDNLETVQRKYNVTVRQVM is encoded by the exons ATGCAGAATGTCGGACAGTTCGGCCAAGGAGCTGCCAGTGTCCACCCGCCGTCGCAGTTCGTGGCATCCGAACCATCG CCAACCGGTGGGTCGACTACCAGCTCGCTTAGGCAGTTTCGCAAAAAGGATATAGATAAAGGTAATGGCGAGCCCCAGTCGCAACCACAGAAACCAATGTCTGAGAGCCATGTGGCCAGAGTGGCCCCACATAACCATTATCCACCAGCGAACGACGCTTATCATTATCCAACCTCTCAGTTTTCGGGATACAG CCCACAAATGAAATACTCAGACTTAGAAGCGCCCCAACCAAACCATATATCAACATCTGTGATACAAAAACCTAAAACTAAGGACTACTTGGAGATGTGCAATATCCAGCAGCAACATTTAAGCAACCAGCAATATTCTCCCGACAATGGCCAGTATTTGCATAAAGACCCTTCGCAG AATGGCTTCCCGAACTTGTTTAAACCGGAATCTCAGTACTACCCAAAGGATCAGCATCACTTCCAGCAGATGCCACATCACTCGATGCCTCCCAAGTTCAATCAGATGATAAATCAGAACATAAGGAAGTACAATCCGACGCCCACGGACAACGCTTTTTTGAATAAACTCAGTCAGCTGCGGCCGTCCATAGCCAGGTCCATAATGAACGATCACCATTTGCAAGATACCCAGGCTCCATATCCTGTAATGGATCAAAGGGCCATGTATAGCCAGCAAAATTCCCGATATTACCCCG GTGCAATTCACCAGCCTAATCCCTATTCCGCCAACCCCAATTGCCCCATAACCCCCACTCACCCCTATCCAAATTACCCTCCGGCGGGGTGCAATTACACAAGGCCATCGCAAATGGCCCCCGTTGGTCCCCGGTATCCTCACATGGAGAGAAGTGCCTCGCCCACTAGAAGAGGCTACCCAGAGAGCATGCATATGCCTCCAGTAAACGCCTACCATCCTTTACATCAAAAAATGCCTTCAGCGCCCAATTATGCGCAGTATCCGCAACACCGTGGTCCGGAATATGCGCAGCATTATCAGCACAGGCGTATGCCGCAGGACTGCTATCCGGCGCAAGCCTGCAGACCCAGACCCGCGCAGTTTATGCAGGGACATCATCAGTTGTCAg gtcAAGACTTACAAGACCTGGCAGAGAACACCGTGTCGCCCTCAGAGAGCCTGAAGAAATTCATCGAGAACTGGGATGACGATGATCAGGCAACGGAAATGAACAATTCATTGGAGAGTGGCGGTATAAGGGATAAGTTGCGCGAAGACGCACCTGGCACCCTCTACATGATCAACCCAAACGATGtgcaatattttgaaaacaacgGGATTTCCATCGTTACTTCCGAAAACGGTAGTTTCCAATTG tCTTCGGATAACTACCAGTACCTGAATGGTACAATGGTGCGCATAATTGAGACCAACAAAGATGTACCTGCAGAGGCAAGCTCCACACAAGACCGAGTGGTGAATCTCCAGATCATGGAGACGTCCAAACCAGACTGTATGATGCCCAACAAGCTCAAAGAAGGAACCAAAGTAGTCATTCACCAAAACACAGTATTGGACAATCCTTTACAGAAGACTTCCCACGGCTCAAACCACCAACTGAATAATTCAGCATTGGATAGCATGAATATTACTAAGGAGTTAGTGGATAAAAATTGCTCACCCATCAATTTGGAACAACTCGATCACAATATGAGTTACAATCCTCTGGGGCAAAGTAAGGCCGAAGACTTAGGTAAAGCTAATTTGAACGAAGATCTCAGCCAAAACTCTGACGATAGTCAGTACAAATCTCCAGGATCCAAAAGCATGCCTTTAATAGACTTTTTCGCGGAAGACACCGCTGTAGTTGACGAAGAGTTTGTAGAGCCGTCAGAGAGGGGAAGCGGTGTCATTGTAACCCCTCCAGCCACTTCCCTGCAGTTCCCCGATGTCAGTTCGTTAGAGGAGAATAAGTGTGACCCAGTGATAAGTGAGGAAAATTCAGAGTTTAGCATTGAAAGCGGCGAAAATCCTCCGGCAGAGCGGCGAAGGAGAATTTTTTCTGTGGACGACATCATTGGCAGCAGTTCCAAAAAAGACCTGAATATATGCAGCAGTGAGGTAGTGACACAATTTTTGGAGAACGAAGCTTCGTTTTCGTCTTTGGAGCAGCTCACTTCAAACACAAAATTCACAAAAGATGAGCCAGATACTCTTCAGACCATCCTCAAGGTGTCAGGGCCTTCAGCGCTTCTTCAAGTAGCTGGAGAACTTATGGAGATCACTGTCAGAATAGTAGACGGCAAGAAGGTGATCAATGTAAAGACTTTAGGGTCCGACGCCAACACTGTGGTGGATTGCAACCACAATTACGAGGTTTCCTGTCAGGGAGAAGATGTGAATGGAAGTATCAATGAAGATAGAGCGGGACAATTCAAAGAAGAAGCTGAAAgtttcaatgatttttgtgaaaatgctactaaaaaagttgtttctATGGAAGGTGTTAAGGAAAGCGGTTTCGCAGCCGCAGAAGCTGCTGCAGATGGAAATGTCGCTAAATATGATCATACGATTGCTGTGGAATGTCTCCAAGAAGATGACCAGATAAGCTCACCAGACGGCTCAGAAATCTGtgaagatgaagaaaatgCTGAAGAAGCCGAGAATGGATTATATGAATTTAGCAAGTCAGCGAAACAAGAAGCTTTTGAGAACATTAATGAAGATATTGAAGGAGAATCCAGTGTAATTGACGAAAGTTATTCTACTAATCAACTCATCATTGAAGAAGGCTATAAGAGCAAGGAAAATGAAACTTCATTGCTTTCAGGATCATTCCAAATGGAGCCTGAAAATGGCGAAGGAGATCAAAGTAGGCTTAAAGATGGCTCTTCAGAAATAGCATCAGTTGAAAAACAAGCAAATAGTGAAGGAGTATtaaccaaatttgaaaacaaatctgTAGAGGAGGCTCCAGTGAAAAGGAAACTAACTTTAGAATTAAGAGAATCTGTAGAAGCTATAAAATCCGAAAATTCGCCACTCATGGAAGTTGAGGAAATTACGAAGGTTTCCACAGTAATAAGTCTAGaatcaattgaaaatataacaCCGATAATATCTGCATCGTCTCATCTATCAGATGCTGAAGTGACCTCCGATGTTACAAACAAAGTATCTACTGAGCCAACGTCAATGGATTCAGCATGTCTGACTCATTTTGAGTCTGAAATAATCAGggaaagcaataaaaattatattgcgCCTGAAACAGATGCTTCAGTTGAGTTTGTTGGGGAACCTGAAATGATCACAAATTCAATGACTGAAAGACATGAATCTAATGCTCATTCTGAAAGCAATAATCTAGAAGAATGTTCTGggatttcaaatattcatGGACGAGAGACACAAGATATAAAGGAAGATCTAAATGTGTCTCCAACTGAAGACGATAATGCAGATGAAATTGAATGTAAAATTGCTGTAAAGGAATTAAAAGCTGAAGATCTTAAAGAAGCAGCTGATGACGATAAAGTTTTGAATGCAAACAACCATGGGGAGGAAGAAACGGTTATAAGTGGGAACTTTTCTGAAGATATTACAGGGAGCGTTTTCGAGGAGTCTATTGCCCAATCAGCAAATGAAATAGTGCCAATTGATGACATTGAAAATTCCCACTCAGAAGAAACCGATAATATCACGGAAGTTCATGAAGAACTTTTAACAGAAACCTCCATAATAACCTCCGACGTAGATATTGAAGACAACTTCCTTGACTCTGAAGATACACCATATCAAATAATTGCTGAAGAAGATGCAGTTAATGTTATCATATCAGAATTACCAGACCCCATGGAAGCTATTCAAGAAATTCACATGGAAGGTGAACTGTCTCAAGCAATCGAAGCATCAGCCTTTGAAGACGAAGAACAGGAAATCTTTCATACCGATTATCCCTTGGAAGATGAAGTTTTTATCGAGGAGCCCCCTGTTCATGAAGTTATAGTCACTAATCCTTTGGAAGACATTGGAGTTATTGAAGAAGACCATCTCTTCTCAAACAGCTCAGAGATACCTTTAGAGCCTGTAACTACCTCGGACATTGATATAGCTCAGAAAAAAGTCCATGACGAAGCCTGCTCAGAAACTACaattttagaggaaaataTCAAGGCCAAGGTGGCAAAATTGGAAGTCCAAATACTGTCCCCAACCTCTACAAACATTGAAGAGGGCTCTGCTACTGCAAACAATGTTTACATAAACAGTTACCGAAAGTATGACATTTATAATGACTCCTCGGATCTCACATCTACGTCCCCTATCGCTACAAAAGCAGCCAAGAAGCTCTACGCGCTCGATTTACAAGTGCAACACGACACTGTGTCTTCTTCGAAGAAAGAGGAGTGTCCAAAGAACAAGAAGGTCAATCTAAAGAGGTCCAAAAGGCTGAATGAGAAGGGGCAGATAAAGAGCGAACAGAAAGAGATGCTGAAAGTTCTGGCCGAGAGAAGAAACCGGAGAAAAGAGTTGGCTCAAAAATCGCGATTGATAGACAGGAAGCCTGAAAAAGTGGAGTCTAAACCTGAAAAGGTTAATAAAAGTCAGGAGGAGGACAAAGCCCTTGAGGCAGATGAAGAGTATGTGGATTTCAAAGAACTCTTGCGAGcgagaaaactaaaaaaattgagaaagcAGCAAGAAATGGAGGCCAAGAAAGAGGAAAACTGCTGCAAAAAAGAACCAACTACGGCAGACACGGTTAAGAAATCCGAAAACCAAGAAGGCAGCTGCTGCATTGGTTGCAGTAGCAGCAGTTTCAAAAAGCCCAAACTTATCAAAGAAGACAAGAAACCTGAAAACCCTGAGCCCAAATACGACACCCCGACAAAAGCTCCTCAAAAGCGAGTGAGTTTTAGCGACGACATTCCTTCATCCACGTCATATGGCTCGACACTTCCAACACCAATAGATCCAAAAATTGTTCCTCCACTTCATGGAATGCATCCCAAAGATCCTCGTCGACAATCCAAAGTATTTGCCAACCATGTGATGGTACCCAGCGTCTCCGAGTTAATAGAAGAAAATGGTGGGCCTGCCAACAAGAAGAAAATCACTTTGGCCGACTACGTCAGCAGAAAGAGGAAGGCTACCAGCACGGATAGCGATGAAAGTAAACGCCCCAAGTCAGATTCTCGGGAACAGCCGATGAGTGAAATTGTACCAAAGACTATCAGTGACGTGAAAACGTCCTTCGTTTTAAACAGCTCCGATTGGGAGGATTCAAATTCACCCGCGCCCACGCCTCATCAAGCGCAAGAGCAATGCCTTATAGAGGACTTTAGTGGCCTTATTAAGACTCAAAAACCCGTGATAGATGTTAACGAGTTAGTGCCCGTAGATGTTAGAGATAAAAAGCTGCAAGAATACAAGGAACACGTGGACTCCCAGTTGAACTCGCTCAATATTCAAATCCCGAAATTCAAGAGCAGATCTCCCGGCAACGGCAGCTTAATGAAGCGGTTTCTGAATAGCGAGAAACTGTCCGAGAGCGAGATGGACGAAATTAAGCGGATAATTTACTATAAGAAGACcatgagtaaaaaaaatatccgaTCGCCGAGCAAGAGCCCGATTAGCTCCCCCACCTACGAAGTGCGGAGAGGGCAGAAAGAGCAGAGCGACCTGCGCAGGCACCTGCGCAAAGTGAAcgcaaaaagaaaaacgagTGAGGAGAGAGACTCGGGCTCGGTGACTACACACCAAAGCGATTATTCTAGTTTTAAGACGAATTGTGGATATTCAGTGATCAATCGCTTAGGCGACGATGGCCAGCCGAAGatcatatttaaaagaaacaagTTTTCCGGAGTTGCTCAGCAGCCGGTCGTCGAACTGGTCAAGCTGGACTTGGACAATTTGGAGACGGTTCAGCGAAAGTACAACGTTACGGTGAGGCAGGTCATGTGA